A part of Carassius carassius chromosome 32, fCarCar2.1, whole genome shotgun sequence genomic DNA contains:
- the ros1 gene encoding proto-oncogene tyrosine-protein kinase ROS isoform X2 — METICWKMKEITGLQFLSALLFLLVSLKASSCDKWLLDASVHPMTAKSGFRPSTDAICQNVACQLAAPYASWIGSHNITLTWESLNQSDVVYILQWTGPSLSGIWAQAENVTESTYAVKQLEPFTCYKFRVWALIAETHACSPASPWYQTKPFGLPSSPSIESIESVSGESVEVRWSQPEKPGGPILGFNLNLTSNKPVISETTRGNVFFYTFYPTFHNTTYRISVAAVNEEGQGSIAEASITTPARIEQNGGRWVLASRWNSLRMREEDADFFTTAQCLSDSLIESNITGVAVHYSSNRIYFSEGTRIWVKGAGNLTDHSDLQLLHSAPLEVTALTVDWLYERIYYVSSGRVYYCGLDDCSFPVDINLNLSSDAVNIIADPYNGWLFLLLSSGIYRSPLPDVSGQQHEIIHVIKTPSVSNFVVSFPNKRLVYHNRSDETLYATTSVDGSFPITLYTNINFNANSIVYEDDFFMLTDGYALYKQVGQSQVAIFNEFAMDCDVIHSQNYGFGNLCYFSASAQPYPVPRSPRQLQVLFGSDKANVYWDKPENMIGASPSAWQNWTYTVNCSMNGLLVVNFSGLTSTHVTVPDLESSQQYSVTLRACSPGGCSKSVSYEGTSLQPAVEPPYIAAASEDDVWKQDLDSIEFVEQMVSYTGDVKDLDWYSSTIYWTNSSGHINWIDLGDHSLSVMTMPSPMNAEALAFDWLGQYLYWSCNTNQICRGPVSAHGVEIFLQAEQKILSLVVDSLNAAIYWSTKTSVEGCRLDGEHYQLLEKLSVFSGKEVAGITLNIIEGNLYWLVQDGSLINLYRVNISGDWMQKSKVVEFARWTTSQITDHQVGYYSGRLVWLDENKQLRIQELTQNTSVLMSSSKTLTAFSVVQQKLKPFPDGFVSPPIVIPPAVSNIVFKKNDTFIQIHWEPSNIEYGTVLYCVVSKELWSNMEQLPNVPTRYCHPHNMVSETVMNITRFKPRTKLNITITPFSHWGKGESTQATLITPGTSFDADMTLIIVIASIAACITLIILIFAAVIWHRHHKKKDHGTVTQSGAHVHPDVELEYIRGLVGLGNACYAISNIPAQGDIESLPVFPRDCLKLQRLLGSGAFGEVYEGVTVGSQITEVFPERRVAVKTLRKDASDYEETEFLKEAYLMSQFNHPNILRLLGVCLLNEPHYLILELMEGGDLRSYLRGARPTASHKELLILTSLLDISWDVATGCAYLERMHFIHRDIAARNCLVSVRSYTDPERVVKIGDFGLARDVYKNDYYRKKGEGLLPVRWMSPESLTDGIFNKYSDVWAFGVLLWEIMTLGKLPYPTYTNHEVLSYISTGARLPSPAGCPQRLYNLMMSCWSKEPNVRPNFQYLEETLCKLRDYEADKRANQNGAAGHVNQAYQEDEAEVCTGVDEDEDLETGLSPVLSNEGLNYLMYRAESPDSVQTDSSTPTEDR, encoded by the exons ATGGAAACGATTTGTTGGAAAATGAAGGAAATTACGGGTTTACAGTTTCTGTCAGCGCTACTATTTCTTCTTGTTTCTCTCAAAGCTTCATCATGTGACAAATGGCTTCTTGATGCCTCAGTGCACCCCATG ACAGCCAAAAGTGGCTTCAGACCGAGTACGGATGCCATTTGCCAAA ATGTTGCATGTCAGCTCGCAGCACCTTATGCATCCTGGATCGGATCTCATAACATAACTTTGACCTGGGAGTCTCTGAATCAGTCTGATGTGGTGTATATTCTTCAGTGGACTGGTCCTAGTCTGTCTGGGATTTGGGCACAAGCTGAG AATGTGACAGAATCAACATACGCCGTCAAACAGTTGGAACCTTTTACCTGTTATAAATTCAGGGTCTGGGCTCTGATTGCAGAAACACACGCTTGCTCTCCAGCGAGCCCTTGGTACCAAACAAAACCATTTGGAC TGCCCTCCAGCCCATCCATTGAGAGTATTGAGAGTGTGTCTGGAGAGAGTGTGGAGGTTCGCTGGTCTCAACCTGAAAAACCAGGAGGACCCATCTTGGGCTTCAACCTCAATCTCACATCCAACAAACCCGTCATCAGTGAAACAACCAGAGGAAATGTATTCTTCTATACATTCTATCCGACATTCCATAACACTACATACAG GATTTCTGTAGCTGCTGTTAATGAAGAGGGCCAGGGTTCAATCGCTGAAGCCAGCATAACAACACCAGCACGAATTG AGCAGAATGGAGGCCGGTGGGTCCTTGCATCCAGATGGAACTCATTAAGGATGAGAGAAGAGGATGCTGATTTCTTCACTACAGCACAGTGTCTCTCAGACAGTCTAATCGAGAGCAACATCACAG gggttGCAGTGCACTACAGTTCCAACCGCATCTATTTCTCTGAAGGGACTCGTATTTGGGTGAAAGGGGCTGGAAATCTCACCGACCATTCAGATCTCCAGCTTCTGCACTCTGCCCCGCTGGAGGTCACAGCACTGACTGTAGACTGGCTTTATGAGAGGATTTACTATGTGTCCAGTGGTAGG gtcTACTATTGTGGATTAGATGACTGTTCTTTTCCAGTGGATATAAATCTCAACCTCTCCAGTGACGCTGTAAACATAATTGCAGATCCGTACAATGG aTGGCTTTTCTTGTTGCTGAGCAGTGGAATATATCGTAGCCCTCTTCCAGACGTCTCTGGCCAACAACATGAGATAATTCATGTCATAAAAACGCCTTCTGTCTCCAACTTTGTGGTCAGTTTCCCCAACAAGAGACTTGTATATCACAACAGAAGTGATGAAACGCTCTATGCCACCACATCTGTGGATGGATCATTTCCCATTACGCTCTACACGAACATTAACTTCAATGCAAACAGCATTGTTTATGAGGATGATTTCTTTATGCTCACCGATGGTTATGCACTGTATAAACAAGTTGGCCAGAGTCAAGTGGCCATCTTTAATGAATTCGCTATGGACTGTGATGTCATCCATAGTCAAAATTATGGCTTTGGTAATCTATGCTACTTTAGTGCATCTGCGCAACCTTATCCTGTGCCAAGAAGTCCAAGACAACTTCAAGTCCTGTTTGGATCAGATAAAGCCAACGTTTATTGGGATAAACCTGAAAATATGATTGGAGCAA GTCCATCTGCCTGGCAAAACTGGACTTATACTGTAAACTGCTCAATGAATGGGTTGCTGGTGGTGAATTTTAGTGGCCTAACTAGCACACATGTAACCGTCCCAGATCTGGAGAGTTCACAGCAGTACAGCGTCACTCTCAGGGCTTGTTCTCCTGGTGGATGCTCCAAATCAGTCTCATATGAAGGAACAAGTCTCCAGCCTG cCGTTGAGCCCCCATATATTGCTGCTGCCAGCGAGGATGACGTATGGAAGCAAGATTTGGATAGCATTGAATTTGTGGAACAAATGGTGTCTTATACTGGAGACGTGAAAG ATTTGGACTGGTATAGTTCCACGATCTACTGGACTAACAGTTCGGGTCACATTAACTGGATTGATCTGGGTGATCATTCTTTGAGTGTGATGACAATGCCATCACCCATGAATGCTGAAGCACTGGCCTTTGATTGGCTGGGGCAGTATCTATACTGGAGCTGCAACACAAATCAA ATATGCAGAGGGCCTGTATCTGCTCATGGGGTTGAGATATTTCTCCAAGCAGAGCAGAAGATTCTCAGTTTGGTGGTTGATTCATTGAACGCTGCCATCTACTGGAGTACAAAAACATCAGTGGAAGGCTGTAGATTGGATGGAGAACATTACCAACTCCTGGAAAAACTGAGTGTGTTCTCTGGGAAAGAG GTTGCTGGTATCACTTTGAACATTATTGAAGGAAATCTGTATTGGCTGGTGCAGGACGGCTCCCTTATAAATCTTTACAGAGTGAACATCAGTGGTGACTG GATGCAGAAGTCTAAAGTGGTAGAATTTGCAAGATGGACAACATCTCAAATCACGGATCATCAAGTGGGCTACTACAGCGGACGACTTGTTTGGTTGGATGAGAACAAACAGCTCAGGATTCAGGAGTTAACACAAAACACCAGTGTCCTTATGTCTTCCAGCAAAACACTGACAGCTTTTTCTGTTGTACAGCAAAAGCTGAAACCTTTTCCAG ATGGATTCGTATCTCCTCCTATAGTTATTCCACCTGCAGTTtccaatattgtttttaaaaagaatGACACATTTATCCAGATACACTGGGAACCCAGCAATATTGAGTACGGGACAGTGCTTTATTGTGTAGTGTCTAAGGAACTGTGGAGCAATATGGAACAGCTTCCAAAT GTCCCCACCAGATATTGTCATCCTCATAACATGGTTTCTGAAACAGTCATGAATATCACAAGATTTAAACCAAGAACCAAATTAAACATCACCATAACTCCTTTTTCACATTGGGGTAAAGGGGAGTCAACACAAGCAACTTTGATTACTCCAG GTACTTCATTTGACGCTGACATGACATTGATTATTGTGATTGCATCGATCGCTGCCTGTATTACACTCATTATTCTCATCTTCGCAGCAGTGA TTTGGCACAGACACCATAAGAAAAAGGATCACGGGACAGTTACACAAAGTGGTGCACACGTCCATCCAGATGTAGAGTTGGAGTATATTCGAGGTTTAGTTGGTCTTGGTAATGCCTGCTATGCTATCAG TAACATACCCGCCCAAGGAGATATCGAGTCACTTCCTGTGTTTCCTAGAGACTGTCTGAAGCTTCAGAGGTTGTTGGGTAGTGGTGCTTTTGGAGAAGTTTATGAAGGAGTTACAGTTGGCAGCCAAATCACTGAAGTTTTTCCGGAGAGGAGAGTGGCTGTCAAG ACACTGCGAAAAGATGCCAGTGACTATGAGGAAACCGAATTCTTAAAAGAAGCCTATTTGATGAG TCAGTTTAATCATCCTAACATCCTGCGTTTGCTTGGAGTGTGTCTGCTAAATGAGCCACATTACCTCATCCTGGAGCTGATGGAAGGAGGAGACCTTCGTTCTTATCTGAGAGGAGCTCGTCCTACAGCT AGCCATAAAGAGCTACTGATCCTCACCAGTCTCCTGGACATCAGTTGGGATGTTGCCACAGGATGTGCTTATTTAGAAAGGATGCACTTTATTCATAG GGATATTGCTGCGAGGAACTGTCTGGTGTCAGTAAGAAGCTACACAGACCCAGAAAGGGTTGTTAAAATAGGAGATTTCGGATTGGCCCGTGATGTGTATAAGAACGACTACTACAGGAAGAAGGGTGAAGGTCTGCTTCCTGTTCGCTGGATGTCACCAGAAAGCTTAACAGATGGGATTTTCAATAAATATTCTGATGTCTG GGCCTTTGGTGTGCTCTTGTGGGAGATTATGACATTAGGAAAGCTACCATATCCTACATACACCAACCATGAAGTCTTAAGCTATATCAGTACAGGTGCACGACTGCCTTCTCCCGCAGGGTGTCCACAGAGATT GTATAATCTGATGATGAGCTGCTGGAGCAAAGAACCAAATGTGAGGCCAAACTTTCAGTATCTTGAGGAAACTCTGTGTAAACTAAGAGATTATGAGGCGGATAAAAGAGCAAACCAGAACGGAGCAGCAGGTCACGTGAACCAAGCCTACCAAGAAGATG AAGCGGAGGTCTGCACTGGTgtggatgaagatgaagatctgGAAACTGGATTGTCTCCTGTGCTCAGTAATGAGGGACTGAATTACTTGATGTATCGTGCTGAGAGCCCGGACAGTGTCCAAACAGACTCATCGACACCCACCGAAGATAGATAA
- the ros1 gene encoding proto-oncogene tyrosine-protein kinase ROS isoform X1, with product METICWKMKEITGLQFLSALLFLLVSLKASSCDKWLLDASVHPMTAKSGFRPSTDAICQNVACQLAAPYASWIGSHNITLTWESLNQSDVVYILQWTGPSLSGIWAQAENVTESTYAVKQLEPFTCYKFRVWALIAETHACSPASPWYQTKPFGLPSSPSIESIESVSGESVEVRWSQPEKPGGPILGFNLNLTSNKPVISETTRGNVFFYTFYPTFHNTTYRISVAAVNEEGQGSIAEASITTPARIEQNGGRWVLASRWNSLRMREEDADFFTTAQCLSDSLIESNITGVAVHYSSNRIYFSEGTRIWVKGAGNLTDHSDLQLLHSAPLEVTALTVDWLYERIYYVSSGRVYYCGLDDCSFPVDINLNLSSDAVNIIADPYNGWLFLLLSSGIYRSPLPDVSGQQHEIIHVIKTPSVSNFVVSFPNKRLVYHNRSDETLYATTSVDGSFPITLYTNINFNANSIVYEDDFFMLTDGYALYKQVGQSQVAIFNEFAMDCDVIHSQNYGFGNLCYFSASAQPYPVPRSPRQLQVLFGSDKANVYWDKPENMIGASPSAWQNWTYTVNCSMNGLLVVNFSGLTSTHVTVPDLESSQQYSVTLRACSPGGCSKSVSYEGTSLQPAVEPPYIAAASEDDVWKQDLDSIEFVEQMVSYTGDVKDLDWYSSTIYWTNSSGHINWIDLGDHSLSVMTMPSPMNAEALAFDWLGQYLYWSCNTNQICRGPVSAHGVEIFLQAEQKILSLVVDSLNAAIYWSTKTSVEGCRLDGEHYQLLEKLSVFSGKEVAGITLNIIEGNLYWLVQDGSLINLYRVNISGDWMQKSKVVEFARWTTSQITDHQVGYYSGRLVWLDENKQLRIQELTQNTSVLMSSSKTLTAFSVVQQKLKPFPDGFVSPPIVIPPAVSNIVFKKNDTFIQIHWEPSNIEYGTVLYCVVSKELWSNMEQLPNVPTRYCHPHNMVSETVMNITRFKPRTKLNITITPFSHWGKGESTQATLITPAGTSFDADMTLIIVIASIAACITLIILIFAAVIWHRHHKKKDHGTVTQSGAHVHPDVELEYIRGLVGLGNACYAISNIPAQGDIESLPVFPRDCLKLQRLLGSGAFGEVYEGVTVGSQITEVFPERRVAVKTLRKDASDYEETEFLKEAYLMSQFNHPNILRLLGVCLLNEPHYLILELMEGGDLRSYLRGARPTASHKELLILTSLLDISWDVATGCAYLERMHFIHRDIAARNCLVSVRSYTDPERVVKIGDFGLARDVYKNDYYRKKGEGLLPVRWMSPESLTDGIFNKYSDVWAFGVLLWEIMTLGKLPYPTYTNHEVLSYISTGARLPSPAGCPQRLYNLMMSCWSKEPNVRPNFQYLEETLCKLRDYEADKRANQNGAAGHVNQAYQEDEAEVCTGVDEDEDLETGLSPVLSNEGLNYLMYRAESPDSVQTDSSTPTEDR from the exons ATGGAAACGATTTGTTGGAAAATGAAGGAAATTACGGGTTTACAGTTTCTGTCAGCGCTACTATTTCTTCTTGTTTCTCTCAAAGCTTCATCATGTGACAAATGGCTTCTTGATGCCTCAGTGCACCCCATG ACAGCCAAAAGTGGCTTCAGACCGAGTACGGATGCCATTTGCCAAA ATGTTGCATGTCAGCTCGCAGCACCTTATGCATCCTGGATCGGATCTCATAACATAACTTTGACCTGGGAGTCTCTGAATCAGTCTGATGTGGTGTATATTCTTCAGTGGACTGGTCCTAGTCTGTCTGGGATTTGGGCACAAGCTGAG AATGTGACAGAATCAACATACGCCGTCAAACAGTTGGAACCTTTTACCTGTTATAAATTCAGGGTCTGGGCTCTGATTGCAGAAACACACGCTTGCTCTCCAGCGAGCCCTTGGTACCAAACAAAACCATTTGGAC TGCCCTCCAGCCCATCCATTGAGAGTATTGAGAGTGTGTCTGGAGAGAGTGTGGAGGTTCGCTGGTCTCAACCTGAAAAACCAGGAGGACCCATCTTGGGCTTCAACCTCAATCTCACATCCAACAAACCCGTCATCAGTGAAACAACCAGAGGAAATGTATTCTTCTATACATTCTATCCGACATTCCATAACACTACATACAG GATTTCTGTAGCTGCTGTTAATGAAGAGGGCCAGGGTTCAATCGCTGAAGCCAGCATAACAACACCAGCACGAATTG AGCAGAATGGAGGCCGGTGGGTCCTTGCATCCAGATGGAACTCATTAAGGATGAGAGAAGAGGATGCTGATTTCTTCACTACAGCACAGTGTCTCTCAGACAGTCTAATCGAGAGCAACATCACAG gggttGCAGTGCACTACAGTTCCAACCGCATCTATTTCTCTGAAGGGACTCGTATTTGGGTGAAAGGGGCTGGAAATCTCACCGACCATTCAGATCTCCAGCTTCTGCACTCTGCCCCGCTGGAGGTCACAGCACTGACTGTAGACTGGCTTTATGAGAGGATTTACTATGTGTCCAGTGGTAGG gtcTACTATTGTGGATTAGATGACTGTTCTTTTCCAGTGGATATAAATCTCAACCTCTCCAGTGACGCTGTAAACATAATTGCAGATCCGTACAATGG aTGGCTTTTCTTGTTGCTGAGCAGTGGAATATATCGTAGCCCTCTTCCAGACGTCTCTGGCCAACAACATGAGATAATTCATGTCATAAAAACGCCTTCTGTCTCCAACTTTGTGGTCAGTTTCCCCAACAAGAGACTTGTATATCACAACAGAAGTGATGAAACGCTCTATGCCACCACATCTGTGGATGGATCATTTCCCATTACGCTCTACACGAACATTAACTTCAATGCAAACAGCATTGTTTATGAGGATGATTTCTTTATGCTCACCGATGGTTATGCACTGTATAAACAAGTTGGCCAGAGTCAAGTGGCCATCTTTAATGAATTCGCTATGGACTGTGATGTCATCCATAGTCAAAATTATGGCTTTGGTAATCTATGCTACTTTAGTGCATCTGCGCAACCTTATCCTGTGCCAAGAAGTCCAAGACAACTTCAAGTCCTGTTTGGATCAGATAAAGCCAACGTTTATTGGGATAAACCTGAAAATATGATTGGAGCAA GTCCATCTGCCTGGCAAAACTGGACTTATACTGTAAACTGCTCAATGAATGGGTTGCTGGTGGTGAATTTTAGTGGCCTAACTAGCACACATGTAACCGTCCCAGATCTGGAGAGTTCACAGCAGTACAGCGTCACTCTCAGGGCTTGTTCTCCTGGTGGATGCTCCAAATCAGTCTCATATGAAGGAACAAGTCTCCAGCCTG cCGTTGAGCCCCCATATATTGCTGCTGCCAGCGAGGATGACGTATGGAAGCAAGATTTGGATAGCATTGAATTTGTGGAACAAATGGTGTCTTATACTGGAGACGTGAAAG ATTTGGACTGGTATAGTTCCACGATCTACTGGACTAACAGTTCGGGTCACATTAACTGGATTGATCTGGGTGATCATTCTTTGAGTGTGATGACAATGCCATCACCCATGAATGCTGAAGCACTGGCCTTTGATTGGCTGGGGCAGTATCTATACTGGAGCTGCAACACAAATCAA ATATGCAGAGGGCCTGTATCTGCTCATGGGGTTGAGATATTTCTCCAAGCAGAGCAGAAGATTCTCAGTTTGGTGGTTGATTCATTGAACGCTGCCATCTACTGGAGTACAAAAACATCAGTGGAAGGCTGTAGATTGGATGGAGAACATTACCAACTCCTGGAAAAACTGAGTGTGTTCTCTGGGAAAGAG GTTGCTGGTATCACTTTGAACATTATTGAAGGAAATCTGTATTGGCTGGTGCAGGACGGCTCCCTTATAAATCTTTACAGAGTGAACATCAGTGGTGACTG GATGCAGAAGTCTAAAGTGGTAGAATTTGCAAGATGGACAACATCTCAAATCACGGATCATCAAGTGGGCTACTACAGCGGACGACTTGTTTGGTTGGATGAGAACAAACAGCTCAGGATTCAGGAGTTAACACAAAACACCAGTGTCCTTATGTCTTCCAGCAAAACACTGACAGCTTTTTCTGTTGTACAGCAAAAGCTGAAACCTTTTCCAG ATGGATTCGTATCTCCTCCTATAGTTATTCCACCTGCAGTTtccaatattgtttttaaaaagaatGACACATTTATCCAGATACACTGGGAACCCAGCAATATTGAGTACGGGACAGTGCTTTATTGTGTAGTGTCTAAGGAACTGTGGAGCAATATGGAACAGCTTCCAAAT GTCCCCACCAGATATTGTCATCCTCATAACATGGTTTCTGAAACAGTCATGAATATCACAAGATTTAAACCAAGAACCAAATTAAACATCACCATAACTCCTTTTTCACATTGGGGTAAAGGGGAGTCAACACAAGCAACTTTGATTACTCCAG CAGGTACTTCATTTGACGCTGACATGACATTGATTATTGTGATTGCATCGATCGCTGCCTGTATTACACTCATTATTCTCATCTTCGCAGCAGTGA TTTGGCACAGACACCATAAGAAAAAGGATCACGGGACAGTTACACAAAGTGGTGCACACGTCCATCCAGATGTAGAGTTGGAGTATATTCGAGGTTTAGTTGGTCTTGGTAATGCCTGCTATGCTATCAG TAACATACCCGCCCAAGGAGATATCGAGTCACTTCCTGTGTTTCCTAGAGACTGTCTGAAGCTTCAGAGGTTGTTGGGTAGTGGTGCTTTTGGAGAAGTTTATGAAGGAGTTACAGTTGGCAGCCAAATCACTGAAGTTTTTCCGGAGAGGAGAGTGGCTGTCAAG ACACTGCGAAAAGATGCCAGTGACTATGAGGAAACCGAATTCTTAAAAGAAGCCTATTTGATGAG TCAGTTTAATCATCCTAACATCCTGCGTTTGCTTGGAGTGTGTCTGCTAAATGAGCCACATTACCTCATCCTGGAGCTGATGGAAGGAGGAGACCTTCGTTCTTATCTGAGAGGAGCTCGTCCTACAGCT AGCCATAAAGAGCTACTGATCCTCACCAGTCTCCTGGACATCAGTTGGGATGTTGCCACAGGATGTGCTTATTTAGAAAGGATGCACTTTATTCATAG GGATATTGCTGCGAGGAACTGTCTGGTGTCAGTAAGAAGCTACACAGACCCAGAAAGGGTTGTTAAAATAGGAGATTTCGGATTGGCCCGTGATGTGTATAAGAACGACTACTACAGGAAGAAGGGTGAAGGTCTGCTTCCTGTTCGCTGGATGTCACCAGAAAGCTTAACAGATGGGATTTTCAATAAATATTCTGATGTCTG GGCCTTTGGTGTGCTCTTGTGGGAGATTATGACATTAGGAAAGCTACCATATCCTACATACACCAACCATGAAGTCTTAAGCTATATCAGTACAGGTGCACGACTGCCTTCTCCCGCAGGGTGTCCACAGAGATT GTATAATCTGATGATGAGCTGCTGGAGCAAAGAACCAAATGTGAGGCCAAACTTTCAGTATCTTGAGGAAACTCTGTGTAAACTAAGAGATTATGAGGCGGATAAAAGAGCAAACCAGAACGGAGCAGCAGGTCACGTGAACCAAGCCTACCAAGAAGATG AAGCGGAGGTCTGCACTGGTgtggatgaagatgaagatctgGAAACTGGATTGTCTCCTGTGCTCAGTAATGAGGGACTGAATTACTTGATGTATCGTGCTGAGAGCCCGGACAGTGTCCAAACAGACTCATCGACACCCACCGAAGATAGATAA